A portion of the Krasilnikovia cinnamomea genome contains these proteins:
- a CDS encoding hybrid sensor histidine kinase/response regulator gives MTAMAHPRRYALADLALRLGQASADARTVRETVIRAAVDMVGDGAGVALLDNDGCYDAMTVHHPDPARRRLLADALDRRGMPPRDAHSTTMIATRQPIVLSPVTPEQATELAGTRSVHEDGPGVHAAVLCPVVVDDAYAGYLIVARTEPNGRYSAGDVELARDIAGELSLGLSSAQSHERLRAAEERYRRVLETIPEGVLQLDPDGMVTYANEPVGVMLGLPSPQLAGLPMRGFLDDRGQAELAKRLAESRAGRATVGAAQLIRADGSRRRVRVSMVPQPEEPDSTGGSLCIITDTTDQVDARILKRQLDHLRRLDSLGQLIGGISHDFNNLLTVVAGSAEMIASTVEPGSPEHQLASDIVRASATGRSLTHQLLAFGRTAGNRPEVVPVPDLLNEMQALLSRTLGEHITLEISFGPDSRPVRAERGPLEQALVNLAANARDAMPHGGVLRVTASNLELGAGDLAGTPLTGPVVHLAVSDTGVGMSDETRRRAFKPFFTTRPTSAGLGLATTAGIMRSMGGAITLESEPRMGTTVHLYLPAVDETPDRETAAPAVATAVQDVLIVEDQPDVARLVERLLQPAGYSITVSTDTRTAVEAVRNGAKPDLLITDVVMPNMTGPELAEALRAHRPGLPVVYMSGYTAAALGPQIQLDANSVLLEKPFTRSGLLDAIQRLTGTLPPR, from the coding sequence ATGACGGCGATGGCACACCCCCGCCGGTACGCGCTGGCCGACCTGGCGCTCAGGCTCGGCCAGGCCAGTGCCGACGCCCGAACCGTGCGGGAGACAGTGATCCGGGCGGCGGTGGACATGGTCGGCGACGGCGCCGGGGTCGCACTGCTGGACAACGACGGCTGCTACGACGCGATGACCGTCCATCACCCCGATCCCGCCCGGCGCCGGCTGCTGGCCGACGCGCTGGACCGGCGCGGCATGCCGCCACGGGACGCCCACTCCACCACGATGATCGCGACTCGGCAGCCGATCGTGCTGTCGCCCGTGACGCCGGAGCAGGCCACCGAACTGGCCGGAACGCGCTCGGTACACGAGGACGGTCCCGGCGTCCACGCCGCCGTGCTGTGCCCCGTCGTCGTCGACGACGCGTACGCCGGCTACCTCATCGTGGCCCGCACCGAGCCCAACGGCCGCTACTCGGCGGGCGACGTGGAGCTGGCCCGCGACATCGCCGGGGAGCTGTCGCTGGGGCTGTCCTCGGCGCAGTCGCACGAGCGGCTGCGGGCCGCCGAGGAGCGGTACCGCCGGGTGCTGGAGACCATCCCCGAGGGCGTGTTGCAGCTCGACCCCGACGGGATGGTGACCTACGCCAACGAGCCGGTCGGCGTCATGCTGGGCCTGCCGAGCCCGCAGCTGGCCGGGCTGCCCATGCGCGGCTTCCTGGACGACCGGGGCCAGGCCGAGCTCGCCAAGCGCCTCGCGGAGAGCCGCGCCGGCCGGGCGACCGTGGGGGCGGCGCAGCTGATCCGCGCGGACGGCTCGCGCCGCCGGGTCCGGGTCAGCATGGTGCCGCAGCCGGAGGAGCCGGACTCCACCGGCGGGTCGCTGTGCATCATCACCGACACCACCGACCAGGTGGACGCCCGGATCCTGAAGCGGCAACTCGATCATCTGCGCCGGCTGGACAGCCTGGGCCAGCTCATCGGCGGCATCTCGCACGACTTCAACAACCTGCTGACCGTGGTCGCGGGCTCCGCCGAGATGATCGCCTCGACGGTCGAACCCGGCTCACCCGAGCACCAGCTCGCCTCCGACATCGTGCGCGCCTCGGCCACCGGCCGGTCGTTGACCCACCAGCTGCTGGCGTTCGGCCGGACCGCCGGCAACCGCCCGGAGGTCGTGCCGGTCCCGGACCTGCTCAACGAGATGCAGGCGCTGCTCAGCCGTACCCTCGGCGAGCACATCACGCTGGAGATCTCGTTCGGCCCGGACTCGCGGCCGGTGCGGGCCGAACGCGGGCCCCTGGAGCAGGCGCTGGTCAATCTCGCGGCGAACGCGCGCGACGCCATGCCGCACGGCGGGGTGCTGCGGGTGACCGCCAGCAACCTGGAGCTGGGCGCGGGCGATCTCGCCGGGACGCCGCTGACCGGCCCGGTGGTGCACCTGGCCGTCTCCGACACGGGCGTGGGCATGAGCGACGAGACGCGGCGTCGCGCGTTCAAGCCGTTCTTCACCACCCGGCCCACCTCGGCGGGGCTGGGGCTGGCCACCACGGCGGGGATCATGCGGAGCATGGGCGGGGCCATCACCCTGGAGTCCGAGCCGCGGATGGGTACGACCGTCCACCTGTACCTGCCCGCCGTGGACGAGACTCCGGATCGGGAAACCGCCGCACCGGCCGTCGCGACCGCGGTGCAGGACGTGCTCATCGTGGAGGACCAGCCCGACGTGGCGCGGCTCGTCGAGCGTCTGCTGCAGCCCGCCGGCTACAGCATCACCGTGTCCACCGACACCCGTACGGCGGTCGAGGCGGTGCGCAACGGTGCCAAGCCCGACCTGCTCATCACCGACGTGGTGATGCCCAACATGACCGGACCGGAACTGGCCGAGGCGTTGCGCGCGCACCGCCCCGGCCTGCCCGTCGTGTACATGTCCGGCTACACGGCCGCCGCGCTCGGGCCGCAGATCCAGTTGGACGCCAACAGCGTGCTGCTGGAGAAGCCGTTCACCCGCTCGGGTCTGCTCGACGCCATCCAGCGCCTCACCGGCACGCTGCCGCCCCGCTGA
- a CDS encoding lytic transglycosylase domain-containing protein yields the protein MAERHTRRRTGDHRPDRGSHPRRTTLRQLLRHGAAVAVLGAGAALMPQAAATAHGPVAAHQAAVPKSPARATSAAAKKLTAPAAGKLKAPAAKKRTARAANTPKGARATARVMVAQRGWSTKQYKCLAKLWHKESRWRVTAKNSSSSAYGIPQALPGRKMRSAGRAWRTDAATQIRWGLRYIEGRYDTPCRAWGHSRSTGWY from the coding sequence ATGGCCGAACGACATACTCGCCGCCGCACCGGAGACCACCGTCCGGACCGCGGCAGCCACCCCCGTCGCACCACCCTCAGGCAGCTCCTGCGCCACGGCGCCGCCGTCGCCGTCCTCGGCGCCGGTGCGGCCCTGATGCCGCAGGCCGCCGCGACCGCCCACGGACCAGTGGCCGCGCACCAGGCGGCCGTCCCGAAGTCACCGGCGCGCGCCACGTCCGCCGCCGCGAAGAAGCTCACGGCCCCCGCCGCCGGGAAGCTCAAGGCCCCGGCCGCCAAGAAGCGCACGGCCCGCGCCGCCAACACGCCCAAGGGCGCCCGCGCGACGGCCCGCGTGATGGTCGCCCAGCGCGGCTGGAGCACCAAGCAGTACAAGTGCCTCGCCAAGCTGTGGCACAAGGAGAGCCGCTGGCGGGTCACCGCGAAGAACTCCTCCTCGAGCGCCTACGGCATCCCGCAGGCGCTGCCCGGCCGCAAGATGCGCTCCGCGGGACGCGCCTGGCGCACCGACGCCGCCACCCAGATCAGGTGGGGCCTGCGCTACATCGAAGGCCGGTACGACACGCCGTGCCGGGCCTGGGGCCACAGCAGGTCCACCGGCTGGTACTGA
- a CDS encoding ABC transporter ATP-binding protein gives MSPAPAVEVTGLHVRLGGAAILHGVDLSVHTGEWVAVIGPNGAGKSTLLRAVGGLLPYTGSVRLLGTPSDRLRRRDRARVVATVMQSPVVPAGMAVLEYVLLGRTPYISPLGRESGADLDAAHAVLDQLDLAGFAGRPLATLSGGERQRVFLARALAQGATLLLLDEPTSALDIGHQQEVLELVDHLRRERQLTVIATMHDLSIAGEYADRLVLLADGRVVASGVPREVLTEELLARHYRARVRVIDGENGPLVVPVRG, from the coding sequence ATGAGCCCGGCACCGGCCGTCGAGGTCACCGGCCTGCACGTGCGGCTGGGCGGCGCGGCGATCCTGCACGGCGTCGACCTGAGCGTCCACACCGGCGAGTGGGTCGCGGTCATCGGCCCCAACGGGGCCGGCAAGTCGACGCTGCTGCGGGCGGTCGGCGGGCTGCTGCCGTACACCGGATCGGTGCGCCTGCTGGGTACGCCCAGCGACCGGCTGCGCCGCCGCGACCGCGCGCGGGTGGTCGCCACCGTGATGCAGTCACCGGTCGTGCCCGCCGGCATGGCGGTGCTGGAATACGTGCTGCTCGGGCGCACCCCCTACATCTCCCCGCTGGGTCGCGAGTCGGGCGCCGATCTCGACGCCGCGCACGCCGTGCTGGATCAGCTCGACCTGGCCGGTTTCGCCGGGCGCCCGCTGGCCACGCTGTCCGGCGGCGAACGTCAGCGGGTCTTCCTCGCCCGGGCGCTGGCCCAGGGCGCGACCCTGCTGCTGCTGGACGAACCCACCAGCGCGCTGGACATCGGGCACCAGCAGGAGGTGCTGGAGCTGGTGGATCACCTGCGCCGGGAACGGCAGCTCACGGTCATCGCCACCATGCACGACCTGTCGATCGCCGGGGAGTACGCCGACCGTCTGGTGCTGCTGGCCGACGGGCGGGTCGTGGCCAGCGGGGTGCCGCGCGAGGTGCTGACCGAGGAGCTGCTGGCCCGGCACTACCGGGCCCGCGTCCGGGTGATCGACGGCGAGAACGGCCCGCTGGTCGTCCCGGTGCGCGGCTGA
- a CDS encoding FecCD family ABC transporter permease, whose product MTPRPAPSGARTGAAPAAPSRPGRLRARWVLLGCAAVLVAAVTGLSLGPVSLPPGGVAAELLNLLPNVHVDSGLSAREAAIVTELRLPRVVLGLLVGAMLALAGGCYQGVFRNPLADPYLLGVAAGAGLGVTMVITSRADPVGGVTAGLPLTAPVAAFAGALGAVVLTYVLGVAGGRDRSPATLILAGVAVSAFLAAGQTYLLQRNADAIQEVYSWLLGRLATGGWHDVLVLLPYAIVTAVVVLAHRRELDVLSVGDAEAASLGLHPQRSRYVLIAAASLGTAAAVSVSGLIGFVGVIVPHTVRLLAGSSYRVILPLSMLFGAAFLTLTDLVARTVAAPAEIPIGVVTAFIGAPFFVLVLRSAGRTE is encoded by the coding sequence GTGACCCCGCGCCCCGCGCCGTCCGGCGCCCGGACCGGCGCGGCACCCGCCGCGCCGTCCCGGCCCGGACGGCTGCGGGCGCGCTGGGTGCTGCTCGGCTGCGCGGCAGTGCTGGTCGCCGCCGTGACCGGCCTGTCGCTGGGGCCGGTCAGCCTCCCCCCGGGCGGGGTCGCCGCCGAACTGCTCAACCTGCTCCCGAACGTGCACGTCGACAGCGGGCTCAGCGCGCGGGAGGCCGCGATCGTCACCGAGCTGCGGCTGCCCCGGGTCGTGCTGGGCCTGCTGGTCGGCGCCATGCTGGCCCTGGCCGGGGGCTGCTACCAGGGGGTGTTCCGCAACCCGCTGGCCGATCCGTACCTGCTGGGGGTGGCCGCCGGGGCCGGGCTGGGCGTCACGATGGTGATCACCTCCCGGGCGGATCCGGTCGGTGGTGTGACGGCGGGGCTGCCGCTGACCGCGCCGGTCGCGGCGTTCGCCGGCGCGCTGGGCGCGGTGGTGCTGACGTACGTGCTGGGTGTGGCCGGTGGTCGCGACCGCTCACCGGCCACGCTGATCCTGGCGGGCGTCGCCGTCTCGGCGTTCCTGGCGGCCGGGCAGACGTACCTGCTGCAGCGCAACGCCGACGCCATCCAGGAGGTCTACTCCTGGCTGCTCGGGCGGCTGGCCACCGGCGGCTGGCACGACGTGCTGGTGCTGCTGCCGTACGCGATCGTGACCGCCGTGGTCGTGCTGGCGCACCGCCGTGAACTCGACGTGCTGTCGGTCGGCGACGCCGAGGCCGCCAGCCTGGGCCTGCACCCGCAACGTTCCCGGTACGTACTGATCGCGGCAGCGTCGCTCGGCACCGCCGCCGCGGTGTCGGTGTCCGGGCTGATCGGCTTCGTCGGCGTCATCGTGCCGCACACGGTGCGCCTGCTGGCCGGGTCGAGCTACCGCGTGATCCTGCCGCTGTCGATGCTGTTCGGCGCGGCGTTCCTCACCCTCACCGACCTGGTCGCGCGGACCGTCGCGGCGCCCGCCGAGATCCCCATCGGCGTGGTGACCGCCTTCATCGGCGCGCCCTTCTTCGTGCTGGTCCTGCGCAGCGCCGGGCGGACCGAATGA
- a CDS encoding ABC transporter substrate-binding protein, with protein sequence MFTRAPRALTAALTALAAAALTLTAGCAGDGAQTGSPAPSGSAAASFPVTVGKVTLATRPEKIVSLSPTATEMLFAIGAGKQVTAVDENSNYPPEAPKGDLSGFQPNAEAIAAKDPDLVVISNDLNKIMDQLAQLKIPVYLAPAAVTLDDTYRQTAELGTLTGHGGEAQAVVTKMKADIAQIVTKVPQRPAKPTYYYELGPELYSVTSKTFVGSLFAMAGLANIADPADADGAKGGYPQLSEEFIVKANPDFVFLADTKCCGQSAATVKARKGWSSVTAVTKDQIVALDDDIASRWGPRVVDLLRTIVDSTAQAK encoded by the coding sequence ATGTTCACACGCGCCCCCCGCGCGCTGACCGCCGCGCTGACCGCGCTGGCCGCCGCCGCACTGACGCTCACCGCCGGATGTGCCGGCGACGGCGCGCAAACCGGCAGCCCGGCGCCCAGCGGCTCGGCGGCCGCCAGCTTCCCGGTGACCGTCGGCAAGGTCACGCTGGCCACGCGGCCGGAGAAGATCGTCTCGCTGTCGCCGACCGCCACGGAGATGCTGTTCGCCATCGGCGCGGGCAAGCAGGTCACCGCGGTCGACGAGAACAGCAACTACCCGCCGGAGGCGCCGAAGGGCGACCTGTCCGGCTTCCAGCCGAACGCCGAGGCCATCGCGGCCAAGGACCCCGACCTCGTGGTGATCTCCAACGACCTCAACAAGATCATGGACCAGCTCGCCCAGCTGAAGATCCCGGTGTATCTGGCCCCCGCCGCGGTGACGCTGGACGACACGTACCGGCAGACCGCCGAGCTCGGCACGCTCACCGGGCACGGCGGCGAGGCGCAGGCCGTGGTCACGAAGATGAAGGCGGACATCGCCCAGATCGTCACCAAGGTGCCGCAGCGCCCGGCGAAGCCCACGTACTACTACGAGCTCGGGCCGGAGCTGTACTCCGTGACCTCCAAGACCTTCGTCGGCTCGCTGTTCGCCATGGCCGGGCTCGCCAACATCGCCGACCCGGCCGACGCCGACGGCGCCAAGGGCGGCTACCCGCAGCTCTCCGAGGAGTTCATCGTCAAGGCGAACCCCGACTTCGTCTTCCTGGCCGACACCAAGTGCTGCGGGCAGTCCGCCGCCACGGTCAAGGCGCGCAAGGGCTGGTCGAGCGTGACGGCCGTGACCAAGGACCAGATCGTCGCGCTGGACGACGACATCGCGTCGCGGTGGGGCCCCCGCGTGGTCGACCTGCTGCGCACCATCGTCGACTCCACCGCCCAGGCGAAGTAG
- a CDS encoding AMP-binding protein has product MTGDNHATFRAARDLLLALRADHDAAYASFRWPRFEHFNWALDWFDPIARGNHRPAVRLLSGPAATTVSYAELAERSDQVAGWLRRCGVRRGDRCLVMLDNQIEVWEVLLAAMKLGAVVIPTYTTVSAPDLAARLRRGVVSHLVTTDRLAERLGDTGRGLTRIAVGAPVRGWLPYRDAYGQSPGFVPDGPTRAGDPLLLYFTSGTTSRPKLALHTHVSYPVGHLSGMYWGGVRPGDLHLNVSAPGWAKHAWSSFFVPFNAEATLLALDVPEQEPARAVLDALHEHRATTFCAPPTVWRSLIQQDLRRAPQALREAGSVGEPLNPEVIERIGRAWGVPVRDGYGQTETTAQIGTTPGLPARPGTMGKPLPGYRITLVDPVTGEPGDEGEICVELSDLPVGVMTGYLDDEERNARTFAGGRYHTGDIGRRDADGYLTYVGRTDDVFKSHNHRISPFELESVLLEHPDVVEAAVVPVPDPVAIQVPKAFVTLCGGCPPTVETARAILAHSSAQLAPHQRIRRIEFRTLPKTTSGKIKRAELRALDRAAGRPFEYRAEDLSA; this is encoded by the coding sequence ATGACCGGGGACAACCACGCGACGTTCCGGGCCGCACGCGACCTGCTGCTGGCCCTGCGCGCCGACCACGACGCCGCGTACGCGTCGTTCCGCTGGCCCCGCTTCGAGCACTTCAACTGGGCGCTCGACTGGTTCGATCCGATCGCCCGCGGCAACCACCGCCCGGCGGTGCGGCTGCTGTCCGGACCGGCCGCGACCACGGTCAGCTACGCGGAGCTGGCCGAGCGCTCCGACCAGGTGGCCGGGTGGCTGCGCCGGTGCGGGGTACGGCGCGGCGACCGGTGCCTGGTGATGCTGGACAACCAGATCGAGGTGTGGGAGGTGCTGCTGGCCGCGATGAAGCTCGGCGCGGTGGTGATCCCCACGTACACGACCGTGTCCGCGCCCGACCTCGCCGCCCGGCTCCGGCGCGGGGTGGTGTCCCATCTGGTCACCACCGACCGGCTGGCCGAGCGGCTCGGTGACACCGGTCGCGGGCTCACCCGGATCGCGGTGGGCGCGCCGGTGCGCGGCTGGCTGCCGTACCGCGACGCGTACGGTCAGTCCCCCGGTTTCGTCCCGGACGGGCCGACGCGGGCCGGGGATCCCCTGCTGCTGTACTTCACCTCGGGCACCACGTCGCGGCCCAAGCTGGCCCTGCACACCCACGTCAGCTACCCGGTCGGCCACCTGTCCGGCATGTATTGGGGCGGTGTGCGCCCCGGGGACCTGCACCTGAACGTGTCCGCGCCGGGCTGGGCCAAGCACGCCTGGAGCAGCTTCTTCGTCCCGTTCAACGCCGAGGCCACGCTGCTGGCGCTCGACGTGCCCGAGCAGGAACCGGCGCGGGCGGTGCTGGACGCGCTGCACGAGCACCGGGCGACGACGTTCTGCGCGCCGCCGACGGTGTGGCGCTCGCTCATCCAGCAGGATCTGCGGCGCGCACCACAGGCCCTGCGCGAGGCGGGCAGCGTCGGGGAGCCGCTGAACCCCGAGGTCATCGAACGGATCGGGCGCGCGTGGGGCGTCCCGGTGCGCGACGGGTACGGCCAGACCGAGACCACCGCGCAGATCGGCACGACCCCGGGGCTGCCGGCGCGGCCCGGGACGATGGGCAAGCCGCTGCCCGGATACCGGATCACGCTCGTGGACCCGGTTACCGGGGAGCCGGGCGACGAGGGCGAGATCTGTGTCGAGCTGTCCGACCTGCCGGTCGGCGTGATGACCGGCTACCTCGACGACGAGGAGAGGAACGCCCGCACGTTCGCCGGCGGCCGCTACCACACCGGCGACATCGGGCGGCGCGACGCCGACGGGTACCTCACGTACGTGGGCCGCACCGATGACGTGTTCAAGTCGCACAACCACCGGATCTCACCGTTCGAGCTGGAGAGCGTGCTGCTGGAGCACCCGGATGTCGTCGAGGCGGCGGTCGTGCCCGTGCCGGATCCGGTGGCCATCCAGGTGCCCAAGGCGTTCGTCACGCTGTGCGGCGGCTGCCCGCCGACCGTCGAGACGGCCCGCGCGATCCTGGCGCACAGCAGCGCCCAGCTGGCCCCGCACCAGCGGATCCGGCGCATCGAGTTCCGTACGCTGCCGAAGACCACCTCGGGCAAGATCAAGCGGGCCGAGCTGCGGGCGCTGGACCGGGCGGCCGGGCGGCCCTTCGAATACCGCGCGGAGGACTTGTCCGCCTGA
- a CDS encoding FAD/NAD(P)-binding protein — translation MTAHPGAALTGAHPDEAATGGAGLDAAGDHLDVAIVGTGPRGLSVLERLLARLDARPTGARVRIWAFDPAPHGAGRIWRPDQPDWYLMNTVTGEVTMYSGGPDSGPPRAGAGPSLHQWLSAHPDPRWSRLGENDYAPRSVYGGYLCAVYRAVVARCPAGVTVHAVPARVERIDRHRGGFLLTADGGSLRLPVDKVVLTTGHAATEPEDAERHLTAYAKRHPGVRYVRGDSACDLDLSGVDAGEQVGVLGLGLTFFDVVRALTTGRGGRFDTGAGGRLRYLPSGREPRLVAGSRGGLPMLARGANQKGPYYRYRPRFLTESALADARRRTGRAQLDFRRDVLPLVRAEVNHVYFTGLVRQRRGEQAAARFADRHLAGPDDAGLLAEFGVADAPAPDLERLARPFTGMRFADPDAFQRYALDLLEYDAAQARHGNVSGPLKAALDILRDLRGAMRAAVEFGGLRAESHRDDFLGWFAPVNAFVSTGPGRDRIAELCALIRAGVVALAGPDVRVDRAPAGAGFALSSPRVAGSRRVVTTLIDARMPRPSVRRDRSPLTRQLLADGLITEYTVPGSRYAPGGAAVTRPPFHAVGAGGVPDPDLYLLGIPTEGQRWFTQIGNGRPGPMSGFHADADSVAADVLAGVGDAREPDRGDLVDAGPART, via the coding sequence GTGACCGCTCACCCGGGCGCGGCCCTGACCGGCGCCCACCCCGACGAGGCCGCGACCGGTGGCGCCGGCCTCGACGCGGCCGGCGACCACCTCGACGTGGCCATCGTCGGCACGGGGCCGCGCGGGTTGTCGGTCCTCGAACGGCTGCTGGCCCGCCTGGACGCGCGACCGACGGGGGCGCGCGTACGGATCTGGGCCTTCGATCCGGCACCGCACGGCGCGGGCCGGATCTGGCGGCCTGACCAGCCCGACTGGTATCTGATGAACACCGTCACGGGTGAGGTCACGATGTATTCGGGCGGGCCGGATTCCGGCCCGCCCCGCGCCGGTGCCGGGCCGTCGCTGCACCAGTGGCTGTCGGCCCACCCGGATCCCCGCTGGTCCCGGCTGGGCGAGAACGACTACGCCCCCCGCTCGGTGTACGGCGGCTACCTGTGCGCGGTCTACCGCGCGGTGGTCGCCCGGTGTCCGGCCGGCGTGACCGTCCACGCGGTACCGGCACGGGTCGAACGGATCGACCGGCACCGGGGCGGCTTCCTGCTGACCGCCGACGGCGGCAGTCTGCGGCTGCCCGTCGACAAGGTGGTGCTGACCACGGGCCACGCGGCCACCGAACCCGAGGATGCCGAGCGGCATCTGACGGCGTACGCGAAACGGCATCCGGGTGTGCGCTACGTCCGGGGCGACTCGGCCTGCGACCTGGACCTGTCGGGGGTAGACGCGGGCGAACAGGTCGGTGTGCTCGGGCTCGGGCTCACCTTCTTCGACGTGGTGCGGGCGCTGACCACGGGCCGGGGCGGGCGGTTCGACACCGGCGCCGGCGGCCGGTTGCGCTACCTGCCGAGCGGCCGGGAGCCGCGCCTGGTCGCCGGTTCCCGGGGCGGCCTGCCGATGCTCGCCCGCGGCGCCAACCAGAAGGGACCGTACTACCGGTACCGTCCCCGGTTCCTGACCGAGTCGGCGCTGGCCGACGCCCGGCGGCGCACCGGCCGCGCTCAGCTCGACTTCCGCCGCGACGTGCTGCCGCTGGTACGCGCCGAGGTGAACCACGTCTACTTCACCGGCCTGGTGCGGCAACGCCGGGGCGAGCAGGCCGCCGCCCGCTTCGCCGACCGGCACCTGGCCGGACCCGACGACGCCGGACTCCTCGCCGAGTTCGGGGTCGCCGACGCGCCCGCGCCGGACCTGGAGCGGCTTGCCCGGCCGTTCACGGGGATGCGCTTCGCCGACCCGGACGCCTTCCAGCGCTACGCCCTCGACCTGCTCGAGTACGACGCGGCGCAGGCCCGGCACGGCAACGTGTCGGGGCCGCTCAAGGCGGCGCTGGACATCCTGCGGGACCTGCGCGGCGCGATGCGTGCCGCGGTCGAGTTCGGCGGGCTGCGCGCCGAGTCGCACCGCGACGACTTCCTCGGCTGGTTCGCGCCGGTCAACGCGTTCGTCTCGACCGGGCCGGGCCGCGACCGGATCGCCGAGCTGTGCGCACTGATCCGCGCCGGCGTGGTCGCCCTGGCCGGACCGGACGTGCGGGTGGACCGGGCACCGGCGGGTGCGGGGTTCGCGCTGTCCTCGCCGCGGGTGGCCGGGTCACGCCGGGTGGTGACCACGCTCATCGACGCCCGCATGCCGCGGCCCTCGGTGCGGCGGGACCGCTCGCCGCTGACGCGGCAACTGCTGGCGGACGGCCTGATCACCGAGTACACCGTGCCCGGCAGCCGCTACGCGCCGGGCGGCGCCGCGGTGACCCGGCCGCCGTTCCACGCCGTGGGCGCGGGCGGCGTGCCCGACCCGGACCTGTACCTGCTGGGCATCCCGACCGAGGGACAGCGCTGGTTCACCCAGATCGGCAACGGCCGGCCGGGGCCGATGAGCGGGTTCCACGCCGACGCCGACAGCGTGGCCGCCGACGTCCTGGCCGGGGTCGGCGACGCCCGCGAACCCGACCGGGGCGACCTCGTCGACGCCGGCCCGGCCCGGACGTGA
- a CDS encoding helix-turn-helix domain-containing protein, with product MNDRLRTAMLRQGVATEDLADECGVDPKTVERWIGKSRVPHRRHRWVTAKRLGTDETYLWPDVLADVGRKGGKDASRSELVEIHVDRAAIPQEKWLRLLNGAQERIDVLVYSGTFFAQTQPRVSPMLAKRISEGAYVRLCFGDPNGEAVAVRDREESLCGTMAAKIRASLTYYREIAQVDGCEIRLHDTTPYNSIFRYDDDALINSHVFGQPASLNPTYHFRRVDGGALFEHHMAAFERVWATALPWLGTEA from the coding sequence ATGAACGACCGTCTACGGACCGCAATGTTGCGCCAAGGTGTCGCTACGGAAGATCTTGCAGACGAGTGCGGCGTTGATCCGAAGACGGTTGAACGCTGGATTGGCAAGTCCCGTGTTCCGCACAGGCGGCACCGATGGGTTACAGCGAAGAGGTTGGGCACGGATGAGACGTATCTATGGCCCGACGTCCTGGCCGACGTCGGCCGTAAAGGCGGGAAGGACGCAAGTCGTTCCGAACTGGTAGAGATTCATGTTGACCGCGCCGCCATTCCGCAAGAAAAGTGGTTGCGACTTCTGAACGGCGCACAGGAAAGAATCGATGTCCTGGTCTATTCGGGAACATTCTTCGCGCAAACTCAACCACGCGTCTCACCCATGCTCGCTAAACGGATTTCGGAGGGCGCCTATGTACGGCTCTGCTTCGGCGACCCGAACGGCGAAGCTGTCGCCGTTCGTGACCGCGAGGAGAGTCTTTGCGGAACCATGGCGGCCAAGATTCGCGCCTCCCTGACCTATTACCGAGAGATAGCACAGGTGGACGGGTGTGAAATCCGCCTACACGACACTACCCCTTATAACAGCATCTTCCGGTACGACGACGACGCGCTCATTAACAGTCATGTCTTCGGACAGCCTGCGAGCTTAAACCCGACCTATCATTTCCGGCGTGTTGATGGTGGCGCACTGTTCGAGCATCACATGGCCGCATTCGAACGAGTATGGGCCACGGCTCTGCCGTGGCTCGGTACGGAGGCATAG
- a CDS encoding NUDIX hydrolase, translating to MGRVEYWNDPEAPKPNTLVPACGVVAVDDLGKILLQRRRDTGQWALPMGKQEIGETPSECAIRETLEETGIAVEILGIVGIYSDPGHIVAYTDGEIRQEYEVTFLAHPLGGTPMENDEASAVGWFAPEDMLTLDIHPTMRRQIVDYLNGNTPHID from the coding sequence GTGGGGCGCGTCGAATACTGGAACGATCCCGAAGCACCCAAGCCCAACACGCTCGTTCCTGCATGCGGTGTTGTCGCGGTGGATGATCTCGGAAAAATCTTGCTGCAACGCCGCCGAGACACTGGGCAATGGGCCTTGCCTATGGGCAAGCAGGAGATCGGCGAGACTCCGTCTGAGTGCGCCATCCGTGAAACCCTTGAAGAGACCGGGATAGCCGTGGAAATTCTCGGCATTGTCGGCATCTACTCGGATCCAGGCCATATCGTCGCCTACACGGATGGAGAGATACGCCAGGAATACGAGGTGACATTCCTGGCTCATCCGCTCGGCGGCACACCGATGGAGAACGATGAGGCGAGCGCAGTGGGCTGGTTCGCACCTGAGGACATGCTCACGCTGGACATCCACCCGACAATGCGAAGGCAGATAGTGGACTATCTGAACGGCAACACGCCCCACATCGATTGA